The window TTCCCTATCGAATCAGATGTGAATGCAATCGTTCTGCCGAGCCCATACATCCATTCAGCGATAATAGGATCTTCTTTATGGCTAATCCCTGCAATTGTCGCTGTCGTTTTCGCAGTTGTCGCAATGTAAGCATTCATTTGGGGAATACCTTCGCTAAACAAAGACGTCCATTCAGGAACACCGCCCAGCGTCATATAAAATGGATTATCTTCGATATATGTCCGCGTCATCATCGACGTTTCCCGGGCCAATATTGCCGGCACTGTCGATTCATCTACAACATCGTAAAAACGACCTCCTCCATTTTCCGCAAGGTTTTCCAACAGCGACCAATCCGCATCTGAACCGATAGCGACCGTCGACATCGTAATATTATTTTTTCTACCATCCTCAATCACTTCTTCATAGTCCGGTGGCATCGGCGATTGGCCATCTGTCAGCAGGATGATATGCTTCCTCTGCAACTTCAAATCTGCAAGATCATCATATGCTTTTTGCATGCCCGGAAAGATATCTGTCCCGCCACCCGCTGGAACGGAGAGAATCTGTTCGACTGCTTTCTTCTTATCCCCCAGCTTGCCGACTGGAATGACTTCCCATACCTGATCATCAAATGCAGTAAAACCGAATGTGTCATCATCACGAAGAAGCTCAACCGATCGTGCTGCCGCTTCTCTTGCGAGGATAATTTTCGATCCGCTCATGCTTCCCGATCTGTCCATGACAATCATAAGGCCTAGCGAAGGAAGTGATTCTTTACCCTTCACTTCCATTTCAACAGGAAGGAGCCGTTCGATCGGTGACTTGAAATAACCGCCAAGCCCGAAACTTTCATCTCCTCCGACCATCATGAAACCTGTACCAAAGTTTTTCACAGCCTGTTCAATAACTGTCATCTTATCCTCACCAACGACATGCCCTGGCACATTATCAAAAATGATTGCGCCGTAGCCTAGATAACCCGACAGCGTTTCCGGTAATTGTCCCGCATCAACAACATCTACCGTCATCGCGTTTTTATCCAGAAGTGCTGGGATAGCTGATGGATTACGGCTCGTCTGAACAACGAGAACATGTGGGGAGCGTTCCATCATCGTGATGGACAGCATGCGATTGTTTTCTAAAAAGCTATCATCCGGTACAAGAAGTTTCGCTTCGTATTTCAGCAATCCGCTTCCAGTTGCCGATGTCCGGAATGAAAAAGTATTCTTTCCAGGCTCAAGTGTCACCGGCTCTTTGATGATCTCCTTATCATTTTGATAAATGAGCAGTTCACCAGCAGTTCGGGTAGTTGATTCCACTTCCACTTGCAGCAACTGCTTCTCACCTTCGTAAGCAGTCAGTGGCGTCTCAAAAATAGAAATCGAGGCGTCCGCACTGCCTGGTCGTTCAAGCAAAACAGTGTCAATGATAACACGGCCTTCATTATACTTAGGCAATAATTCTTCAACCTTTCCCACCGTTTCAAGACCATCAGACAGTAATACAATTCGTGTCGCAATATCGTTTTTAGCTATCGTAGCGGCCAAATCGATTGCTTTCGTAATGTCTGTTGCATCTTTCGGTTCCATCTGTCCAATTACCGGCATCGCTACGTCAGCGTCCGTCAGCTGTAAATCCGTACGGAATGTCTCGGCAAATGAATACACACCTACTGATTGATTCGTTTGACGACCTTTTAAACTTTCCGCAATCCATTTATTCGCCGAATCTCCAGCACTTTCAATAGAAACAGAACGGTCTACGACAAACAAAATTTGTTCTTTATCAGCGCGTAGCGTCACAAAAGGAGTTGCTAGTGCAAAGATGAGAGCAGCAATCGCAGTACATCTCAGGACAAAGAGAATGGTCCCTTTTCCAACAAGCCGCATGCCCGATGATTTCCATGTATAGGCCATATAGAGCGCAATTGGAATGAACAATAAAAGCCATAAAGGCTGATCAATTCGGATATCCACGTCTTCTTTGCACCTCCCATTCAATAAGTAGAAGAAGCAAAAGTGGCAAGAGGAATAGCCAACCAATCCCTTTTTTTCCTTCTTCATTCCCTTTCACATTTTCAGTGCGCCCGATTCTATACGATGAACCTTGTACTAACTCTTTTTCTGAACGCTCAAGCTGAACAGCAAACATCTTTTCTATTCCTCCGTCCAGCGCTTTGTAAATACCCGGACGTGTTGGCGCGATGAAACTCGAACCATCCGCAATTGTTGTGACATATTCATCATCTAACGTATAGATTTCCAGTCCATTCTCAGTTGCACCTGAGAGAACTGCTTTGCGTTCATTTGGCACAAATAACCCCAACGAATCGGTTTCAGAACGCAATAACTCAGCGGTGCTCCAAACAAATAGCGGAAAGGACGGATGAAGTGGCCAATCGGTCAGTTCAATATCAGCAAGTATGACAATGTCGCCACGCTTGGATTTTTGGATGAACGGTTTATCTCCCACAGTCGCGATTGTCGTATACGATTTAAATGGCGGATACAAGGCACTTACGTAGACGTCACTAATACCTGCAATCGTAAACAGTGGATCTGATGTGTTTTTTACAGCGCCCGCAACTGGTTCGGTGGATTTATCGTTCCTTCCAATAATTATCACCGGCTTCGTTCCCTTTTTCAGGAATGAAACATCGTTCGTCACAATAATGGATCCGTCCTGCGCTGCAAGCATTTCAGTCGTGGAACCGGTCGTAACGGTTAATCCGACAGCTTCAAATGCTCTCTTTACCAACTCATGCAATTGCCCGTCGACAACAGCCTCCCCTGTCTCATTACCCAACAAGACGTAGGCCGTATTATCGGCTTCATAATCGTCCTCAACAACGATTTCGGCACGTAATAATTTACTTTCAGGTAATTCCTTGAACGATAAAAGTACTTCTTCCTCGCCTTCAATAGAAAAAGTTTCGACTATCAATAAGTTACCAGTTAGTAGATCCTTAATATGTACGGCTCCGATTTGAGCATCATCGGAATCATTGGTAATCCTTATAATCGCTTCCGTTCCTTCAGGCGTCTTGACCGCTCCGAATTTATCGATGGATATATTAACTTTAGGACTTTCATCACCATGAATCGTCCACGCGACGGCACTTTCTCCTTCTGAAAAAGCTGCCCTGTCTAGCGAATCCGTATAAATATGAACAGCAGCGCCTTCTGTTGCAGTGATTGATTTTGCGAACTCAATCGCCCGTTCCATATATTCATGTTCATATGTAACGGCTAATTTATCAATAGCGGTCGTGATGACTTCACCGTCTGTTTCTTCCCGTATGACGATAACGGGCTCTTTCCCAGTTGTCATAATTGTGAATGGTTCTCCCGGGCGACTTGTGACAAGTTCCTTCATTGCCTTCTGATTTCTCTCAAATAGCGAAGTGCCTTCGACGCTAGCAAGCATAGTCGCAGATGTGTCCACTATAAGAATTGCGTGACCACCGACCGCCTCTTCTTTATTAAGGTAAGGTTCTAGTAAAATGAATACTAACAGTAGTAGTGCCGCCATTTGCAGATAAAACAAGGCATTCCGCTGCAAGTTTTTCAAGTAAGGAGACACCCTTGTTTCCCGCATCGATTGTTCCCAGAACAATGTCGATGATATCGTTGTCGTTTCGTAGCGTTTTCGGAAAAAGTAATAAAGAAGGACGGCCAAAGGAAAAACCACCGTCCAACCATTCACTAACTTATCAAATCCCACTTAGCCGCCTCCATCTATCAGTTTCGTCAAGAGTACCCCTTTTTCAAATTTCAATAGAAATTAAGAAGGGGTTGAATTGATGCTTTTTTGTTTTCGTTGTGAATCGTAAGAATAGCTCTTTGAACATATGTTCGATATACTGAATATAAGGAGGTGAATTATTATGACTTTGGAAAGAGGTCTGTATTGCTCGGGTCGAAATTTGTTAATCAACGCTGATGTGAATGGTGCAGCAAATATTTTGAAGAAAGCATTGTATAGGTTAACAAAAGAAACTGATTTCAATATTGAAACAGTAAATGTTTGGAACTCAAAATCAATTGTTAAATAAAAGAAGTCCCAACGGCAAGACCAATGGGATAGAGGGTCTGGGCGTTAGTAGACCGCTAATGTGACAGCCCCACTGCTCGTTAATCGTTCAGGTTCGCTTAGATATTAAGAGAATACATCGACACGACAGAAACCCCTTCCTCAAAAATGTGTTAGCATTTTAGGTGGGGGAGCATTCATCGCACCCATCCTGCATGGCGCATTTTTTTCGTTACTGTTTCCATGACCCCTTCAGTAACTTCTGCACGAATAAGTTGAATACCGAATTTGCGGGCAAGCGCTATCATTTGTGCTTCATGTGCCGATTTCATTTCCAGGTAATCTTGAATTGCACGCCTCGTCATAGTCACTTCGATGCCGTCGCCGCTCTCGATGTCGACAAATCGGATATCCCCCTCATAATCAGGTATTTCTTCCACTTTCGAATGAATCGTTACAACACGTACGTCACCGCAAATTCCGGGCAAACGGCGGAAAAGATGTTCCCATTTTCCGACCTCTTCAAGTCCATCTGTCAGGATGAACAACACCGTTACTGCTTTTGGAATAGACGCAAGTGCTCGGTCAGTGAAATTTTCTGTTGATCCCGGATCGTCTATCGCCGAAATGAATTTCGTCACCGCGGCTCGATGGGCAGCACCTTTCTTTCGAAAAAAGGTATCCTGTCCATCATTCCATGTTGAAAACGACAGTGTATCTCCGCTTTTAAGTGCTAATTGCCCAAGTGCAATTGCCAGCTGTCGCGCATAGTTCCATTTTCCATCTGCTCCCATCGACTTTGTCGAGTCGAGTAAAATATGGATTCGCATATCCTGCTCATCGAGATATTGCTTAATGTAAGGCTTATCCGTTCGTGCATAGACATTCCAATCTATATGGCGCAAATCATCACCCGGATGATATTCTCTGAAATCGGAAAAATCAAGGGAGGAACCTGTCTTCCTTGAACGATGCGTCCCTTTATGATGTCCGAGACGACCCGATCTGGATACAATTGATAGGGCACCAAGCCTGTTCGCCAATCTATTGGGAAATAATTCGTCGTTCATTGCACCGAGGCTCCTTGCCGTACTTCTTCAATCAACTTAACAATCAGACCGTCAACGTCAACGCCCTCCGCTTCCCCTTCATAATTGATGAGAATGCGATGACGCAGCGCAGGTTTGGCAACTGTTTTAATATCCGCAATAGATACATGATAGCGCCCTGACAAAAGCGCACGCGCTTTGGCGAGTCTGATAATTGACTGGAGGCCACGTGGTCCGCTTCCGTACTGGACATATTTTGCCCAGTCATCCGAAGAACCGCTGTTGTTTTGGGTTGCTGAAACAAGATCTACCGCGTAATTAATCATTTCATCCGCAATAACAACTTCTTTGACCATTTCTTGCGCCATGACGATTTCTTCCGCATCCATTACTTTTTGAATTTCGATCTGTTGCGGTCCCGTTGTTCGTAGAATTATTTCCTTCAGTTCGGATTTCGCTGGATACGGCAGTATTATTTTACAAAGAAAACGATCCATCTGTGCTTCCGGCAATGGATAAGTTCCTTCCATCTCAATCGGATTCTGCGTTGCAAGAACGAAAAACGGACGTGCCATTTGTCTCGTCTCTCCAAGTACCGTAACTGTCTTCTCGCCCATCGCTTCAAGTAAGGCACTTTGTGTTTTCGGAGTAGCTCGGTTAATTTCATCAGCCAATATCATTTGGCTAAAAATTGGTCCTTCTTTAAAAGCGAAGCGCTGCATCCCTTCTTTGTCCCGTTCCAGAATGCTTGTCCCCGTAATGTCAGCCGGCATTAAATCCGGCGTAAATTGGATCCGGGAAAATGATAAATCGAGCACTTCTGAAATCGTTCGTATCAGCATTGTCTTTCCAAGACCGGGCAATCCTTCCAACAGTGCGTGCCCATCTGCCAAAATCGAATAGAGTGAAAACTCAACCGCTTCCTGCTGTCCGACGATAAATTTCGCAATTTCATCTTTAACTACTCCTAGTTTTCCACTCATTTCTTCAAATTGCTCTGGTGTAAATGGCATACGTACACTCCCATTCTGTCTTCATTCGATTGAGGAAAAGTAATCAGAGAGGATGTGCTGCAAATCTGGCGGCAGCTTCATCTTATCCGTGCTTTTCAAGTAGGAATCTTTATAATTTCCGATGACCTCTTTGTATGGCCGGATTGTTCCTTTTTCAACAGGACCTTCTGTTTCTCGTTCTTCGATGAAATTCCCATCACTCAGATCCCCGCCAACAATGGAGGGTTCATTTTTTTCACCTACACGGTCATTCGGGATTGAAAGAAGATTTCTTCCTCCTGAACCTTGTCCCTGTCCCTGTCCTTGCCCTTGTCCTTGTCCTTGGCCTTGTCCTTGTCCTTGGCCTTGTCCTTGTCCTTTTCCTTGTCCTTGGCCTTGTCCTTGTCCTTGTCCTTGTCCTTGGCCTTCGCCTTGTCCTTGGCTCTGTCCTTGACCCTCGCCCTGTTCATCGCTTTGTTCTTGACCCTGGTTCTCATCTTCATTGTCGTCTTCATCATTTCCTTCTGTTGTTCCCGGTTTCATGTCACTGGGAGGTGCAGAAGAATTATTCTCTGAACTTGCCATACCAGACAAAGCAGGCGCTTTACCAATTTTATTTAGCGCGCTCTGTGCCTTCCCTGTATTTTCCGCAAGTATATCCGAAAGTTTTCCAAGTTCGTCCAGTTCCTTTTCTTCAGCATCGCTTAAAGAATCGGCAGCGTCACCAGATTTCTTAGCTATTTCTTTTTTGTCTGCAAGACGCTGTTCTTTCAATCGTAATTCCTTCTGTTTCTTAACAAGTTCTTTCAACATCTCTTCTGATGTTTCCGCTTTTAAAAGCTTTTCAGCAAGTTCTTGCAATTCGTTTTTCACTTTCGGTAATTCTTCTTTTTTAATTAAATCCTGCACTTTTTTTTTGATCTCTTCAATAATCTCTTTTTCCTTTTCAATCGCTCCCGCTTCCAACTGCGCTTCAGATGGAAACGTGACTAATAGGGCAAGACAAGCAGATACAATAAAGAATCCGCTTAACATTTTCGGATTTACATACCTTTTTTCCCGTTTTTTAAACCGTTCAAATGCGTTTACCACTTTTGACTCAGCTGTGCTAATGATAGCAGGGGCAAGATGAGTTTCACTTACTTCGACATCCATCGCTGTAATGAGAAGGTTATCAGGCATAAAATTGTCTAGCTGCCGTACTGCTTCGGCTTTCCCGGATCTTTTGTAAACAATAGAAACAATCGTTACTAACAGCACCAGAACTGCACCTACAAATGCGCTACGTCCATAATAAGGAAATACGAACAGTCTGGAACCGACTAATATTAGTACCGCGAAAAGGGATGCGGCAAAGATGCCAGTCTGCACTTTGTAGACAGCTTTTTCAAAATGTAGCCGATACAGAGCCGCCCTTACATATTTCTTTAATAATGATTTCCTTTCCATTCGTTCACTTCCTCATCATTTAGAACGTTTCATATTAACTCGCAGTTTTTTTACAGAAATGAATATTGAAATGACTGTAAGGGACAAGTAAAAAATAACATAGCTTATCCAAATCGGAAATTTCACTTGTGTCATTTTTAAGATACTATCCCCTACTTCCTCTGAAAGAAGTGAAGCGAAAAGTATTGCCGGATTAATCGACGCAAGGATATGACCAAAGATAGAAGGTGTTGGCATGGCCGTTCCTATAGGATTGAACATCTTCAACTGCATCACAATCAGAAATATAAAAGCAGTAACAACCGATAGGAATAACATCATTCCATACGTTGCAATCATGGAAACAATCGTTCTGCGAATAAGCGTAGAAAACATTACACCTACACTCCCGAT of the Sporosarcina sp. FSL K6-1508 genome contains:
- a CDS encoding VWA domain-containing protein, whose amino-acid sequence is MDIRIDQPLWLLLFIPIALYMAYTWKSSGMRLVGKGTILFVLRCTAIAALIFALATPFVTLRADKEQILFVVDRSVSIESAGDSANKWIAESLKGRQTNQSVGVYSFAETFRTDLQLTDADVAMPVIGQMEPKDATDITKAIDLAATIAKNDIATRIVLLSDGLETVGKVEELLPKYNEGRVIIDTVLLERPGSADASISIFETPLTAYEGEKQLLQVEVESTTRTAGELLIYQNDKEIIKEPVTLEPGKNTFSFRTSATGSGLLKYEAKLLVPDDSFLENNRMLSITMMERSPHVLVVQTSRNPSAIPALLDKNAMTVDVVDAGQLPETLSGYLGYGAIIFDNVPGHVVGEDKMTVIEQAVKNFGTGFMMVGGDESFGLGGYFKSPIERLLPVEMEVKGKESLPSLGLMIVMDRSGSMSGSKIILAREAAARSVELLRDDDTFGFTAFDDQVWEVIPVGKLGDKKKAVEQILSVPAGGGTDIFPGMQKAYDDLADLKLQRKHIILLTDGQSPMPPDYEEVIEDGRKNNITMSTVAIGSDADWSLLENLAENGGGRFYDVVDESTVPAILARETSMMTRTYIEDNPFYMTLGGVPEWTSLFSEGIPQMNAYIATTAKTTATIAGISHKEDPIIAEWMYGLGRTIAFTSDSIGKWTGDLARWEGYPEFWNTAVARLLPSYEEVPYIITHERGGTYTVTDSSRKAAFLDIAVVDEAGQEVPFTSEPLAPGKVRVTVDAKPGLVFFGVSDDKGGLFEAGLSVPYSDEYKPAAPDVSLMSKIAERTGGKVLEEPTEVFRNHPFKSGEKIRIAEWLILAAMILFFIDITLRRFGMFKGFVKKRVVREKVIQETSTAEESISELLKAKKKR
- a CDS encoding vWA domain-containing protein — its product is MGFDKLVNGWTVVFPLAVLLYYFFRKRYETTTISSTLFWEQSMRETRVSPYLKNLQRNALFYLQMAALLLLVFILLEPYLNKEEAVGGHAILIVDTSATMLASVEGTSLFERNQKAMKELVTSRPGEPFTIMTTGKEPVIVIREETDGEVITTAIDKLAVTYEHEYMERAIEFAKSITATEGAAVHIYTDSLDRAAFSEGESAVAWTIHGDESPKVNISIDKFGAVKTPEGTEAIIRITNDSDDAQIGAVHIKDLLTGNLLIVETFSIEGEEEVLLSFKELPESKLLRAEIVVEDDYEADNTAYVLLGNETGEAVVDGQLHELVKRAFEAVGLTVTTGSTTEMLAAQDGSIIVTNDVSFLKKGTKPVIIIGRNDKSTEPVAGAVKNTSDPLFTIAGISDVYVSALYPPFKSYTTIATVGDKPFIQKSKRGDIVILADIELTDWPLHPSFPLFVWSTAELLRSETDSLGLFVPNERKAVLSGATENGLEIYTLDDEYVTTIADGSSFIAPTRPGIYKALDGGIEKMFAVQLERSEKELVQGSSYRIGRTENVKGNEEGKKGIGWLFLLPLLLLLLIEWEVQRRRGYPN
- a CDS encoding DUF58 domain-containing protein, producing the protein MNDELFPNRLANRLGALSIVSRSGRLGHHKGTHRSRKTGSSLDFSDFREYHPGDDLRHIDWNVYARTDKPYIKQYLDEQDMRIHILLDSTKSMGADGKWNYARQLAIALGQLALKSGDTLSFSTWNDGQDTFFRKKGAAHRAAVTKFISAIDDPGSTENFTDRALASIPKAVTVLFILTDGLEEVGKWEHLFRRLPGICGDVRVVTIHSKVEEIPDYEGDIRFVDIESGDGIEVTMTRRAIQDYLEMKSAHEAQMIALARKFGIQLIRAEVTEGVMETVTKKMRHAGWVR
- a CDS encoding AAA family ATPase, whose protein sequence is MPFTPEQFEEMSGKLGVVKDEIAKFIVGQQEAVEFSLYSILADGHALLEGLPGLGKTMLIRTISEVLDLSFSRIQFTPDLMPADITGTSILERDKEGMQRFAFKEGPIFSQMILADEINRATPKTQSALLEAMGEKTVTVLGETRQMARPFFVLATQNPIEMEGTYPLPEAQMDRFLCKIILPYPAKSELKEIILRTTGPQQIEIQKVMDAEEIVMAQEMVKEVVIADEMINYAVDLVSATQNNSGSSDDWAKYVQYGSGPRGLQSIIRLAKARALLSGRYHVSIADIKTVAKPALRHRILINYEGEAEGVDVDGLIVKLIEEVRQGASVQ